The proteins below are encoded in one region of Pseudophryne corroboree isolate aPseCor3 chromosome 8, aPseCor3.hap2, whole genome shotgun sequence:
- the LOC134948001 gene encoding DNA-dependent metalloprotease SPRTN-like, whose protein sequence is MEACDRLGVQDCTDESTDDFSDFTENLSIVDEAWETIDPNPDIQELFTEYNDAFFQGKLADVPVEWSNKLKTMAGVCKKQKQFGGPCRIRLSRPILEQMPRRTTVECLLHEMIHAYLYVSEIQDTSAHGEEFVKEMERINYLTGANVTIYLDFYEEEDALKTHWWQCDRCLLYRKKMVNRAPSMTSEWWALHEQVCGGEIHKVMEPPRQGKENSASSYAPPTRNILIHCRGRESK, encoded by the exons ATGGAGGCCTGCGATAGACTGGGAGTGCAGGATTGCACTGATGAGAGTACTGATGATTTCAGTGATTTCACAGAGAATTTATCTATTGTGGATGAAGCTTGGGAGACCATCGATCCCAACCCCGACATCCAAGAGCTCTTCACGGAGTACAATGACGCTTTCTTCCAAGGGAAGTTGGCTGACGTACCCGTTGAGTGGAGCAATAAGCTGAAGAC GATGGCCGGAGTCTGCAAGAAGCAGAAGCAGTTCGGGGGCCCGTGCCGCATCAGGTTGAGCAGACCCATCCTGGAGCAGATGCCCAGGAGGACAACAGTAGAG TGTCTGCTGCATGAGATGATCCATGCGTACCTGTATGTGTCAGAGATACAGGACACCTCTGCGCACGGCGAGGAATTTGTGAAGGAGATGGAGCGGATCAACTACCTGACCGGCGCTAATGTTACT ATCTACCTCGACTTCTATGAGGAAGAGGATGCGCTGAAGACCCACTGGTGGCAGTGTGATCGCTGTCTTCTATACCGCAAGAAGATGGTGAACCGCGCCCCATCTATGACTTCTGAATGGTGGGCGCTACATGAACAGGTGTGCGGTGGAGAAATCCACAAAGTGATGGAGCCGCCCCGCCAAGGTAAGGAAAATAGCGCTTCTTCATATGCTCCGCCCACCCGCAATATCCTGATACACTGCCGGGGGAGGGAATCCAAATAA